The genomic region GTAGGGGGCCACGTCAGGGCCAGTTCGCATGGCGTCCACGAGGCCGATGCTGCCCGCCAACGGTGCGCCACACGCCAAAATAAAGGCGTCGGGTGCGCCGTCGCGCAGGGCCTGCATGGCGTTGCGGTAGGCCTGCGCCCGCCCAACGCTGGGGTCGTGCCGCACGCCGGGAAGCGCCGCACCGTAGAGGAAATCAAGTTTCAGGTAGGTGTAGCCCCAGCCGCGCACGGTGGCCGACAACTCGCGCAGCCAAGCCAACACTTCGGGATGAGTCGTGTCCAACGTGTAGTACGCACCGCCCCAGTTGTGGCCGACGGGCAACGGCAGGCCGTCTTCGCCGCGCAGCATCCAGTCGGGGTGGTCGCGGAACAGCCTTGAAGTGGGCGAGGCGAGGAAGGGGGCCAGCCAGATGCCGGGCGTGAACCCAAGTTGTTGAAGGCGAGCAGGAAGCTCTTTGGCATGTCCACCAAAGTGACTTGAAGGCTCGAACCAGTCGCCCAGATCGGCCTGAAAACCGTCGTCGAGTTGGAAGACATCGAAGGGCAGGCTGTGCTGGCGGGCCAGCCGCGCATTTTCGAGCATATTCTCCAGCGTCACGCCCCGGTAATAGCTGTACCAACTGCACCAGACCCGCAGCGGCGGCGGCGTGAGGGCGTTCATGTTACTGCCCAGTTGTGCCGACAGGGTTTCCACCGTGCCGATCACGTCGGCGGTGTCTTGCCACACGACTTCTACGGCGGGGCCTTCTCCGGTGCAGGTCACGCGCACCTGCTGGCCGTTTGCCCCCTGATCCACGCGGGCTTCCCAGTGGGTAAAGGTGTGGGTGGCGTCCAGGGCACAGCCTACCCAGCCGCCGCCATCTGGCCGCACCAGCGCCAGCACAGTATGACTGCGCCACACGCCCGCTTCTCCACTGGGCAAAAAGGCCGGATCGTGGCCCTGCTCGTGCCGCCATTTCATCACGGGCACTGCCTGAAGGTCAGTCAGGGGGCGCAGCTCGGCCTCGCTCCACGACTGGAATCCGCTGACCAGCGCGCGAATTTCTTCGGGGCGAACGTCCAGCACCCACTCGCCAACGTTATGTTCTTGTTCAGACATCACTGCTCTCCCTGTACTGATTCCGTCAAGCCAACAATTTCGAAACTCACAGGCGCGAGCGTTTTGCCCCGCCACTCCACCGGCGTAGGCAACCAGTTTTGCACCAGCGTCTGGCCTGCGCGTCGGCTGAACCTGACGCCATCAGGCAGGCGGGTGGTGGGCACGTTCAGGCCCGCCAGCACGTCTTCCAACACGGTGCGGATCAGGTCGGGGCCGTGTGCGCCAATAACAGTGACCTCACCCTGCCCAGCAGTGCGGCGGATTACGGCGGCCTGGCCGTCCAGCGGGCCGCCCGCGTAGTGGTACAGCGCCTCAGCCGCGTTGTTCTCTCCCGCATCGGGGGCGCTGAGACGGTAGCTTTCGGCCCAATACTGAGCCTCGAACAGTTGGCCCTGTGCATCCCTGATCCCCTGAGACAGGCCGGGACGCATGGAATCGTATTGGCCCAACTTGGCCCCCACCAGCGCGGTCAGCGGCCCAAACTGCCCCTCGGCCCACGTTTCGCCGCCGGGAGTGCGGAAGGCGGTTCGTGGCCCACACAACAGATGCACGCCCCTGTGCACCGCCGCAGTCCAGCGGGCGGCCCGATCAGTGTCCACCAGCGTAATCGCCGGGGCCACCACCAGCGCGTATCCGGTCAGGTCGGCGTCGGCGCTGATCACGTCCACATCCACGCCCAACGAACGCAGCGCCGAGTAATAGGCCATCACCTGCGCCCAATAATTCAGGCTGGCGCTGTGTTTTTGCTGGTCGTAGAACCACAAGCTGTCGTAATCGTGCAGCAGGGCGACCCGCGCAGGCACCGGCCCCAGCGGAAACCGGTTCAGGCCCGCGTCTACCAGTGCGCCCACTTCGGCAGACCCGCGATCCGGGGTTTCATCGTGCCGCAGCAGGCCGGAATGCATGACTTCCTGCGCCATGGTTGCGGCCCGCCACCGGAAATAAGAAACGACATCGGCCCCGTGCGCCCACGCCTGAGCCGTCCACAACTGCACCGCGCCGTCGGCTGGCAAGGGGTTATGGGGTGCCCAGTTGACCTGGCCGCATTGCTGCTCCATCACCCAGAAACCGGGATCGTGGGGGGTGGGGGGTGGATTAGGGGGCGAAGATTCAAACACATCTTTGCCTACTTCCCACGCTCCACGTTCTACACTCCCCCGCAGCATTCCCCGGTACAGATCGTGATTGAACCCGATCAGATCCGGGTGGCCGGTGCGGGCATACGTCACCTTGTGGCCGTCGAATCCGGGCGGCGCGAAGAATTCCAGCATGCCGGTGGGGTAATTGTCCCAGGTCACAAAATCCAGCCCCTTTGCCACCGCGTAATGGTCAAAGCCCTTCTCAAAAATCATGAAATTGTGCGTGACGAAGCGGCCCGGCGAGAGTTCACGCAGGATGGCGACCTGCTCGGCCTGAAACTCGGCCACCATGTCGGAGGCAAAGCGGTAGAAATCGACGACGTGGCTGGGGTTCAGTTCCGTGACGGTGAGGTTAGGGGGCCGAATCTGCGCCCAGTCCGTATATTCCATGCTCCAGAACACGTTGCCCCACGCCCCATTGAGCGCGTCCAACGTGCCGTATTTGCGCTCCAGCCAGCCGGGAAAGGCGGCGGCACTGGCCCCGCCATAGCTGCGGCCCGTGTCGTGGCAGGCAAATTCATTGTCGGTTTGCCAGCCCACCACCGCTGGGTGCTGCCCATAGCGTTCGGCCATCGCCCGCGTAATGCGCTGGGAATGCTGGCGGTACACGGGCGACGCAAAATCGTAGTGGCGACGCGAGCCAAATTCACGCACGCGGCCCTGTTCGTCAAAGGGCAAAATCTCCGGGTGAGCGCGGATCAGCCAGGCGGGGGGCGTGGCGGTGGGCGTACACAGCACCACGCCCAGGCCTTCTGCGGCGTAGGCGGCGATGGCCTCATCCAACCACGTCCAGTCGTACTGCTCCGGCTGCGGTTCCATGCGGCTCCAAGCAAATTCCGCGATTCGCACGAAGCGCAGGCCCAATTCGCGTTGCTGGCGTGCATACGGCTCCCAGCGGTCACGCGGCACATGCTCCGGGTAATCGCAAGTCGCCAAAAGAAGGTGTGGGGCCGAGCCGGATTCAGGTTGGGTCATGGGTGATTCCTTGAGAATGGGGGGGTGGATTGTGGGTGGTGGATCATGGGAATGGAGGTGTGATCTGGTGGGGGTGGTGGCTCACGGCCCAGAGCCTAAGCGCTCCAGGCCACGGCTCAACTACAGTTGCTTACCCCTTCACCGCGCCGTTGGCCAGCCCACCCTGCCAGTAACGGCCCAGCGTCAGGAACGCCAGCACCAGCGGCAAAATCGAGATCAGGCTGCCCAGCACGATCACGGTATAAATCGGCTCTTGCCCGCTACTGGAACTGGTCTGGTTCCAGACGCTCAGCCCCAGCGTGAGTGGAAACAGGTCTTCGCGGCTGACGGCCACCAGTGGCAAGAAGAAGTTGTTCCAGGCCGCCACAAAGGCAAACAGGCCCACCGTGACCAGGCCGCCGCGCACCAGCGGAAGGCCGAGGCGCTGAAAAATCGTCCACTCGCCCGCGCCGTCTATGCGGGCAGCTTCCATCAGGTCTTTGGGAAAGCCCGCGTCCCAGAACAGGCGCATCAGGTACAGGCCGAACGGGTTGACCAGACCGGGCAGAATCACGGCCCAGTAGGTGTTCAGCAGGCCCATCTTCTGCATCATCAGGAACAGGGGCAACACCAACGCGGTACTGGGCACCATGATGGTCGCCAGAATCAGGCCGAACAGGGCGTCTTTGCCCTTAAAGTCGTAGGCCGAAAAAGCGTATCCGGCCATAGCACTCACGATGACGCTGCCGATGGCCGTCGCCCCGGCGTATACGATGCTGTTCACGGCCCACCGGGTAAAAATACCGTCCTGGCGGGTAAACAGCGTGTTCAGGTTCTCGGCCAAATGGGACTTGTCTCCGAACCACAGCCCGAAAGTGGAAAACAGTTGCCCGTTGTCCTTGAAGATGGTCACGATGACCCACCACAGCGGCAGCAGGGCGTAAATGGCGAACAACGTCAGGGCCAGGATTTGCAGAGGCGTGAATTTTTCTTTGCGTAACATTACAGGTCGCCTCCCCGCCGGGTAAATCTGAGAAAGACGGCACTCATCAGGAAGGTGAACACGGCCAGCAGGATGGCGAGCGTGGCGGCGTAACTGAAGTTTCCGTCACGGCTGGCGACCAGATACAGGTAGGTATTGGGTGTGATGTTGTCGGGCACGTAGCCGAGGGGCCGCAGCACGAACGGTTCGGCAAAAATCTGCATGGTGCCGATGATGGAAAAGATCAGCACGAGCAGCAGACTGGGCCTCAACAGCGGCAATTTGATGTCGCGGATCAGTTGCCAGGGGCTTGCGCCGTCTATGCGGGCCGCCTCGTACAGGTCGGTGGGAATGTTTTGCAGCGCGGCATACAGCGTGATCATGTTGTAGCCCGTCCACGTCCACGTCACGATATTGGCGATGCTCCACAGCACGATGTCGCTGCCCAAAAAGTCCACGCGCCCGCCACCGAGTTCAGTGGAAATCTGGTTGAAGGGCGAGAGGTTCCGGGAATACAAATAGCCCCACAGCAAGCCCGCAATAACGCTGGGAATGGTGTAAGGCAGGTAGAAGGCGGTGCGGAAAAAGCCCTGCAAGCGGTTTTTGGAAGCGTCCAGTACGAGGGCGAGGGCCGTAGCCACCAGCATCATGATCGGAATTTGAATCACGCCGAATTTCAGGATATTCAGCAGGCTGGTCAAAAATTCGGTGTCCTGAAAGGCCCGGACATAGTTGGTGAAGCCCCCAAACACTTCCTGCGC from Deinococcus sp. QL22 harbors:
- a CDS encoding beta-galactosidase, with the protein product MTQPESGSAPHLLLATCDYPEHVPRDRWEPYARQQRELGLRFVRIAEFAWSRMEPQPEQYDWTWLDEAIAAYAAEGLGVVLCTPTATPPAWLIRAHPEILPFDEQGRVREFGSRRHYDFASPVYRQHSQRITRAMAERYGQHPAVVGWQTDNEFACHDTGRSYGGASAAAFPGWLERKYGTLDALNGAWGNVFWSMEYTDWAQIRPPNLTVTELNPSHVVDFYRFASDMVAEFQAEQVAILRELSPGRFVTHNFMIFEKGFDHYAVAKGLDFVTWDNYPTGMLEFFAPPGFDGHKVTYARTGHPDLIGFNHDLYRGMLRGSVERGAWEVGKDVFESSPPNPPPTPHDPGFWVMEQQCGQVNWAPHNPLPADGAVQLWTAQAWAHGADVVSYFRWRAATMAQEVMHSGLLRHDETPDRGSAEVGALVDAGLNRFPLGPVPARVALLHDYDSLWFYDQQKHSASLNYWAQVMAYYSALRSLGVDVDVISADADLTGYALVVAPAITLVDTDRAARWTAAVHRGVHLLCGPRTAFRTPGGETWAEGQFGPLTALVGAKLGQYDSMRPGLSQGIRDAQGQLFEAQYWAESYRLSAPDAGENNAAEALYHYAGGPLDGQAAVIRRTAGQGEVTVIGAHGPDLIRTVLEDVLAGLNVPTTRLPDGVRFSRRAGQTLVQNWLPTPVEWRGKTLAPVSFEIVGLTESVQGEQ
- a CDS encoding carbohydrate ABC transporter permease, with amino-acid sequence MKPNRGTPWMFLSPFLVLFALFYIAPVLYAGYLSLFIKKRAGFGAAQEVFGGFTNYVRAFQDTEFLTSLLNILKFGVIQIPIMMLVATALALVLDASKNRLQGFFRTAFYLPYTIPSVIAGLLWGYLYSRNLSPFNQISTELGGGRVDFLGSDIVLWSIANIVTWTWTGYNMITLYAALQNIPTDLYEAARIDGASPWQLIRDIKLPLLRPSLLLVLIFSIIGTMQIFAEPFVLRPLGYVPDNITPNTYLYLVASRDGNFSYAATLAILLAVFTFLMSAVFLRFTRRGGDL
- a CDS encoding glycoside hydrolase family 36 protein; this translates as MSEQEHNVGEWVLDVRPEEIRALVSGFQSWSEAELRPLTDLQAVPVMKWRHEQGHDPAFLPSGEAGVWRSHTVLALVRPDGGGWVGCALDATHTFTHWEARVDQGANGQQVRVTCTGEGPAVEVVWQDTADVIGTVETLSAQLGSNMNALTPPPLRVWCSWYSYYRGVTLENMLENARLARQHSLPFDVFQLDDGFQADLGDWFEPSSHFGGHAKELPARLQQLGFTPGIWLAPFLASPTSRLFRDHPDWMLRGEDGLPLPVGHNWGGAYYTLDTTHPEVLAWLRELSATVRGWGYTYLKLDFLYGAALPGVRHDPSVGRAQAYRNAMQALRDGAPDAFILACGAPLAGSIGLVDAMRTGPDVAPYWDEESRRVWLGDATGPSARNALHTALSRWYQHSWYQPDPDVAIVRRELSLLNHHEREAVAGMLDIIGGLRASSDPIFMLDEDGLNLLRRCLTLSTPDRPTTLTQSFGGAVTHFSRGMFNLTDQSVTSLPAHAYLEQRL
- a CDS encoding carbohydrate ABC transporter permease, yielding MLRKEKFTPLQILALTLFAIYALLPLWWVIVTIFKDNGQLFSTFGLWFGDKSHLAENLNTLFTRQDGIFTRWAVNSIVYAGATAIGSVIVSAMAGYAFSAYDFKGKDALFGLILATIMVPSTALVLPLFLMMQKMGLLNTYWAVILPGLVNPFGLYLMRLFWDAGFPKDLMEAARIDGAGEWTIFQRLGLPLVRGGLVTVGLFAFVAAWNNFFLPLVAVSREDLFPLTLGLSVWNQTSSSSGQEPIYTVIVLGSLISILPLVLAFLTLGRYWQGGLANGAVKG